Proteins encoded within one genomic window of Mycolicibacterium aubagnense:
- a CDS encoding LysR family transcriptional regulator: MDQWMSQLAPQLRALEELDSQDGHMTRAADSLGIPQSSMSRRIHALEKTLGVRLLTQEGRTVRLTPAAVQLAGQARRPLRELEATIETIAGEADPEHGTIRFGFPLTMGAGVVPRLVTEFHRRAPGIRLQIKQAHGSELAADLKAGTLDVAVVIPPPGNVDHVVIGGQHIRVVLPAAHPLAARRRLRLDELRDETFIANPASYHLRQATEIWCRDSGFTPHVPVEITEFSTIRELVGRGMGIALLPHDEHTSRKVREIPLIPNTYQRQIALAWASTAVTPAARRLLTFLRAEWSAGA; the protein is encoded by the coding sequence ATGGATCAATGGATGAGTCAGCTCGCGCCGCAACTGCGGGCGCTCGAGGAGCTTGATTCCCAAGACGGGCACATGACCCGCGCCGCCGACAGTCTGGGGATTCCGCAGTCGTCGATGAGTCGGCGTATTCATGCGTTGGAGAAGACACTGGGCGTCCGGTTGCTCACCCAGGAGGGCCGGACCGTACGTCTGACGCCGGCCGCAGTGCAGCTTGCCGGGCAGGCCCGGCGTCCGCTGCGTGAGCTGGAAGCGACCATCGAGACGATCGCAGGGGAAGCCGATCCCGAGCACGGCACCATCCGGTTCGGCTTTCCCTTGACCATGGGAGCCGGCGTGGTTCCCCGCCTGGTCACCGAATTCCACCGGCGCGCACCGGGAATCCGGCTGCAGATCAAACAGGCTCACGGCAGCGAACTGGCCGCGGACCTCAAGGCCGGGACGCTCGATGTGGCAGTGGTCATTCCTCCGCCCGGCAATGTCGATCATGTGGTGATCGGCGGCCAACATATTCGGGTCGTGTTACCCGCCGCTCATCCGCTCGCCGCACGTCGTCGTCTCCGGTTGGACGAACTGCGAGACGAAACGTTCATTGCCAACCCGGCCAGCTATCACCTGCGGCAAGCGACTGAAATCTGGTGTCGTGATTCGGGTTTCACGCCGCACGTGCCGGTGGAGATCACCGAATTCTCGACGATCCGCGAGCTCGTCGGGCGGGGGATGGGTATTGCGCTGCTGCCGCACGATGAGCACACGTCGCGCAAGGTCCGGGAAATTCCGTTGATACCCAACACCTATCAGCGACAGATCGCACTTGCGTGGGCGTCGACCGCGGTCACTCCCGCGGCTCGGCGGCTGCTCACCTTCCTGCGTGCTGAATGGTCGGCCGGTGCTTAG
- a CDS encoding alpha/beta hydrolase gives MNSLDWTHRPTDLEFGPAAWQSRLLGGLTAVFVRPVIALLTLIGMVVNRFHPNLVQRGRYDIIDGPFRAFRALPGTTVTPIALDDCDAEWIVAPGAQDSDRVMIYFHGSALITLGLNSHRRWASKLSAATGARVLNVGYRLAPQALIEDAIADGVCAYRLVLASGVDAKKIVFAGDSAGGLIATGTALAVRDAGLQVPAGQILLSPLTSSDMNLKYNAMLEHRDVLFPFMAVKYLYDVFATKNGTHPVPEMPTEADLHGLGPTLLQVGNSEMLRNDSFALADALRTAGALAWVQVWDKAMHMFQLSFDVNPDARKAVAEIVDFFAYATTQQSGEVAS, from the coding sequence GTGAACTCGCTCGACTGGACTCACCGCCCCACCGACCTCGAGTTCGGCCCCGCCGCGTGGCAGAGCCGACTGCTCGGCGGGCTGACCGCGGTGTTCGTCCGCCCGGTAATCGCCCTGCTCACGCTCATTGGCATGGTCGTCAACCGGTTCCATCCCAACCTGGTCCAGCGAGGCCGCTACGACATCATCGATGGGCCGTTCCGCGCGTTCCGCGCGCTGCCCGGCACGACGGTGACACCGATCGCGTTGGACGACTGCGACGCCGAATGGATCGTCGCGCCCGGCGCACAGGATTCCGATCGCGTGATGATCTACTTCCACGGTTCGGCGCTGATCACCCTCGGCCTGAACTCGCACCGCCGCTGGGCCAGCAAGCTTTCTGCCGCGACCGGCGCCCGGGTCCTGAACGTGGGCTATCGACTGGCACCGCAGGCCCTGATCGAGGACGCCATCGCCGACGGCGTGTGCGCCTACCGCCTGGTGCTGGCCTCCGGCGTCGACGCGAAGAAGATCGTGTTCGCGGGCGACTCCGCCGGCGGCCTGATCGCCACCGGCACCGCACTCGCTGTGCGTGATGCGGGCCTGCAGGTGCCTGCCGGCCAAATCCTGCTGTCGCCGCTGACGTCGTCCGACATGAATCTGAAGTACAACGCGATGCTCGAACACCGCGACGTGCTGTTCCCGTTCATGGCGGTGAAGTACCTCTACGACGTCTTCGCGACGAAGAACGGCACCCATCCGGTGCCGGAGATGCCTACCGAAGCCGACCTGCACGGCCTGGGACCGACGCTCCTTCAGGTCGGCAACAGCGAGATGCTGCGCAATGACTCGTTCGCGCTCGCCGACGCGCTGCGCACTGCCGGCGCTCTCGCATGGGTTCAGGTCTGGGACAAGGCGATGCACATGTTCCAGCTGAGCTTCGACGTCAACCCGGATGCCCGCAAGGCCGTCGCCGAGATCGTGGACTTCTTCGCATACGCCACCACGCAGCAGTCCGGCGAGGTCGCGTCCTAA
- a CDS encoding sigma 54-interacting transcriptional regulator, whose amino-acid sequence MTSPNDLPADLPKTVGALKATGHRERGIKTEIRENLLAALADGKDVWPGIFGFEDTVLPQLERALIAGHDVVLLGERGQGKTRLLRGLVGLLDEWTPVIVGSELGEHPYSPITPESIRRAADSGDDLPITWQHRSERYFEKLATPDTSVADLVGDIDPIKVAEGRSLGDPETIAYGLIPRAHRGIVAINELPDLAERIQVAMLNVMEERDIQVRGYTLRLPLDVLVVASANPEDYTNRGRIITPLKDRFGAEIRTHYPLELDAEVGVIKQEAHLAAEVPEYLLQILARFARYLRESQSIDQRSGVSARFAIAAAETVGAAARHRSAVLGEQDPVARVVDLQTVIGVLRGKLEFESGEEGREQAVLEHLLRRATADTAQRLLGGIDVGSLVAAVEGDSPVTTGERVSAKDVLAALPDLPVIDAIADRLGAQSDGERAAAVELALEALYLAKRIDKTSDDGETVYG is encoded by the coding sequence GTGACATCACCTAACGACCTTCCAGCCGACCTGCCGAAGACCGTCGGCGCGTTGAAAGCAACGGGCCACCGCGAACGGGGCATCAAGACCGAGATCCGCGAGAACCTGCTGGCAGCGCTGGCTGACGGCAAGGACGTCTGGCCCGGCATCTTCGGTTTCGAGGACACCGTGCTGCCGCAGCTGGAGCGTGCGCTGATCGCCGGGCACGACGTCGTGCTGCTCGGCGAGCGCGGGCAGGGCAAGACCCGTCTGCTGCGCGGTCTGGTTGGTCTGTTGGACGAATGGACCCCCGTCATCGTGGGCTCGGAGCTGGGCGAGCACCCCTACTCGCCGATCACGCCCGAGTCGATCCGCCGGGCTGCGGATTCAGGCGACGATCTGCCGATCACCTGGCAACACCGCAGCGAGCGCTATTTCGAGAAGCTGGCGACGCCCGACACCAGCGTCGCCGACCTGGTCGGCGACATCGACCCCATCAAGGTCGCGGAGGGACGCAGCCTGGGTGACCCGGAAACCATCGCCTACGGCCTCATCCCGCGGGCGCACCGCGGCATCGTCGCGATCAACGAGCTGCCCGACCTCGCCGAGCGCATCCAGGTCGCGATGCTCAACGTGATGGAGGAGCGCGACATCCAGGTCCGCGGCTACACGCTGCGCCTGCCATTGGACGTGCTCGTGGTCGCCAGCGCCAACCCTGAGGACTACACCAACCGTGGCCGCATCATCACGCCGCTGAAGGACCGGTTCGGCGCCGAGATTAGGACGCACTACCCGTTGGAACTCGACGCCGAGGTCGGCGTCATCAAGCAAGAGGCGCACCTGGCCGCCGAGGTGCCGGAGTATCTGCTGCAGATTCTGGCCCGCTTTGCGCGGTACCTGCGGGAGTCGCAGTCGATCGACCAGCGTTCCGGTGTGTCGGCCCGATTCGCCATCGCGGCGGCGGAAACCGTTGGCGCGGCGGCCCGGCACCGATCGGCCGTGCTGGGCGAGCAGGACCCCGTGGCCCGCGTGGTGGATCTGCAGACGGTGATCGGCGTACTGCGCGGCAAGCTGGAATTCGAGTCCGGCGAGGAAGGGCGCGAGCAGGCGGTGTTGGAACACCTGTTGCGCCGCGCGACAGCAGACACCGCGCAGCGGCTGCTCGGTGGCATCGACGTCGGTTCGCTGGTCGCTGCGGTGGAAGGGGATTCACCGGTGACGACGGGCGAGCGGGTGTCGGCCAAGGACGTCCTGGCCGCGCTGCCCGACCTGCCGGTGATCGACGCGATCGCCGACCGGTTGGGAGCGCAGTCGGACGGCGAGCGGGCGGCGGCCGTCGAGCTGGCGCTGGAGGCGCTGTATCTGGCCAAGCGCATCGACAAGACCTCTGACGACGGCGAAACGGTTTATGGCTGA